Proteins found in one Cellulomonas palmilytica genomic segment:
- a CDS encoding ABC transporter ATP-binding protein: MRDVVVRYPSARRHRPGTTAVDGVRLDVARGEVLALLGPSGCGKSSLLRAVAGLEPLAGGDVTWDGRSVAGEPVHRRDFGLMFQDGQLFAHRDVAGNIAYGLAGRPRAEVAARVERLLELVGLPGAGPRSVATLSGGERQRVALARALAPAPRLLLLDEPLSALDRSLRERLALDLRAALLATGTTALFVTHDQDEAFAVADRVAVMSAGRLLQVAAPAELWRAPASEEVARFLGYEAFVVAGDAPRPVRDAAGDPPADATLALAPGALVVQDDDRAGTADHDDALAGVVLAVRSRRGSPTLHVDVPGVGEVTAGAAPGLMASPGDRVHLRVAPGAIVALPSLAPPSAR; the protein is encoded by the coding sequence GTGCGCGACGTCGTCGTGCGCTACCCGTCCGCGCGCCGCCACCGACCCGGCACGACGGCAGTCGACGGTGTCCGCCTCGACGTCGCCCGCGGCGAGGTGCTCGCGCTGCTCGGTCCGTCCGGCTGCGGCAAGTCGTCGCTGCTGCGCGCCGTCGCAGGTCTCGAGCCGCTCGCGGGCGGCGACGTCACGTGGGACGGGCGGTCCGTCGCCGGCGAGCCCGTGCACCGGCGCGACTTCGGCCTCATGTTCCAGGACGGCCAGCTGTTCGCGCACCGCGACGTCGCGGGCAACATCGCCTACGGGCTCGCCGGCCGGCCGCGCGCAGAGGTCGCCGCGCGCGTCGAGCGGCTGCTCGAGCTCGTCGGGCTGCCCGGTGCGGGTCCGCGGTCGGTCGCCACCCTGTCCGGAGGGGAGCGTCAGCGCGTCGCGCTCGCGCGGGCGCTCGCGCCTGCCCCGCGGCTGCTCCTGCTCGACGAGCCCCTGTCCGCGCTCGACCGCTCCCTGCGCGAGCGCCTCGCGCTCGACCTGCGCGCCGCGCTGCTCGCCACCGGCACCACCGCGCTGTTCGTCACGCACGACCAGGACGAGGCGTTCGCCGTCGCCGACCGCGTCGCCGTGATGTCCGCGGGCCGGCTGCTGCAGGTCGCCGCCCCCGCGGAGCTGTGGCGCGCACCCGCGAGCGAGGAGGTCGCGCGCTTCCTCGGCTACGAGGCGTTCGTCGTCGCCGGAGACGCCCCGCGGCCGGTGCGGGACGCGGCGGGCGACCCGCCCGCCGACGCGACGCTCGCGCTCGCGCCCGGCGCGCTCGTCGTGCAGGACGACGACCGTGCCGGGACCGCCGACCACGACGACGCGCTCGCGGGCGTGGTGCTCGCGGTCCGCTCACGCCGCGGGAGCCCCACGCTGCACGTCGACGTGCCGGGCGTCGGCGAGGTCACGGCCGGCGCCGCTCCCGGCCTCATGGCGTCCCCCGGCGACCGGGTCCACCTCCGCGTCGCTCCCGGCGCGATCGTCGCCCTCCCCTCGCTCGCGCCGCCGTCCGCGCGCTGA
- a CDS encoding ABC transporter permease has protein sequence MTATTALPRPVRDAPDGPARPSTGARVRGAGLGRGAAWTVAALVPLAFLVVFFAYPVAVMVGRGFVSDGRLDLSGFADVFARPRTWRIIGQTLAQAGVATTVSVLLGVPGAYVLYRRRFAGRAAVRALVTVPFVLPTVVVGVAFRSLLVENGPLGFLHLDGTFAAVVAALVFFNYAIVVRGVGGMWERLDPRAEQAARALGATPWRAFRTVTLPALTPAIASAASLVFLFCATAFGTVLVLGGLRYGTVETEIWVQTTQFLDLRAAAVLSVVQLVVVVAALLVANRARGRRERALPLASPETAVRPLRLRRRAGEPRDDGLGLERAAAAVTALVVALLALPLVNLVVRSLRVGDGWGLDHYVALSSVRGGVTVTVWEAALTSLRTAVDATLLALLVGGLVALVVSRRPRRPAARRAVAGMDALFMLPLGVSAVTVGFGFLLAMHQPFGLDLDLRRSPLLVPIAQAVVAVPLVVRTVLPVLRAIDPRLREAAATLGAAPGRVLRSVDLALAGRALGLAVGFAFAASLGEFGATAFLARPDRPTLPVVIFRLIGRPGPESYGAALAASVVLALLTASVVAVCERLRRAGEGGEW, from the coding sequence ATGACCGCGACGACCGCACTCCCGCGCCCCGTGCGCGACGCACCGGACGGGCCCGCACGCCCGTCGACCGGTGCGCGCGTCCGGGGCGCGGGCCTCGGTCGTGGGGCGGCGTGGACGGTCGCGGCGCTCGTGCCGCTCGCGTTCCTCGTCGTGTTCTTCGCCTACCCGGTCGCCGTGATGGTCGGGCGGGGCTTCGTCTCCGACGGGCGGCTGGACCTGTCCGGGTTCGCGGACGTGTTCGCGCGGCCCCGCACGTGGCGGATCATCGGGCAGACGCTCGCGCAGGCCGGGGTCGCGACGACGGTGAGCGTGCTCCTCGGCGTGCCAGGCGCCTACGTGCTCTACCGGCGCCGGTTCGCGGGGCGCGCCGCGGTGCGCGCCCTGGTGACCGTGCCGTTCGTGCTGCCGACCGTCGTCGTCGGCGTCGCGTTCCGGTCCCTGCTCGTCGAGAACGGGCCGCTCGGGTTCCTGCACCTCGACGGGACGTTCGCCGCCGTCGTCGCGGCCCTCGTGTTCTTCAACTACGCGATCGTCGTGCGCGGCGTCGGCGGCATGTGGGAGCGCCTCGACCCGCGCGCCGAGCAGGCCGCCCGCGCACTCGGCGCGACGCCCTGGCGCGCGTTCCGGACCGTCACGCTGCCCGCGCTGACACCCGCGATCGCGTCCGCCGCGTCGCTCGTGTTCCTGTTCTGCGCCACCGCGTTCGGCACGGTCCTCGTGCTCGGCGGCCTGCGTTACGGGACCGTCGAGACCGAGATCTGGGTGCAGACCACGCAGTTCCTCGACCTGCGCGCCGCCGCCGTGCTGTCGGTCGTGCAGCTCGTCGTCGTCGTGGCCGCCCTGCTCGTCGCCAACCGCGCGCGCGGGCGTCGCGAGCGCGCGCTCCCGCTCGCGAGCCCCGAGACGGCCGTGCGGCCCCTGCGCCTGCGCCGTCGCGCCGGGGAGCCACGAGACGACGGCCTCGGGCTCGAACGCGCCGCGGCCGCCGTCACCGCGCTCGTCGTGGCGCTCCTCGCGCTCCCGCTCGTCAACCTCGTCGTCCGCTCGCTGCGCGTCGGCGACGGGTGGGGGCTCGACCACTACGTCGCGCTGTCGAGCGTGCGCGGCGGCGTCACCGTCACCGTCTGGGAGGCCGCGCTCACGTCGCTGCGCACCGCGGTCGACGCGACGCTGCTCGCGCTGCTCGTGGGCGGGCTCGTCGCGCTCGTCGTGTCCCGCCGCCCCCGCCGGCCCGCCGCGCGCCGCGCCGTGGCCGGGATGGACGCCCTGTTCATGCTGCCGCTCGGGGTGTCCGCCGTGACCGTCGGGTTCGGGTTCCTGCTCGCGATGCACCAGCCGTTCGGCCTCGACCTCGACCTGCGCCGCTCCCCGCTGCTCGTGCCGATCGCGCAGGCCGTCGTCGCCGTGCCGCTCGTCGTGCGGACCGTGCTGCCCGTGCTGCGGGCCATCGACCCGCGTCTGCGCGAGGCCGCGGCGACCCTCGGCGCGGCACCCGGACGCGTCCTGCGCTCCGTCGACCTCGCCCTGGCCGGTCGCGCGCTCGGGCTGGCCGTCGGGTTCGCGTTCGCCGCGTCGCTCGGCGAGTTCGGCGCGACGGCGTTCCTCGCGCGGCCCGACCGGCCCACGCTGCCCGTCGTGATCTTCCGGCTCATCGGCCGGCCCGGGCCCGAGTCCTACGGCGCGGCGCTCGCGGCGTCCGTGGTGCTCGCGCTGCTGACCGCGAGCGTCGTCGCGGTGTGCGAGCGGCTGCGGCGCGCGGGAGAAGGAGGCGAGTGGTGA
- a CDS encoding thiamine ABC transporter substrate-binding protein, whose translation MTGPTVRRTRASRPTRRTAALLGGLLVPALVLAGCSLTDDDPQAGAPTPPGSSGTAGATASPELGGTVTLVTHDSFALSDGLLEKFTEETGVEVEVVQPGDAGALVNQLVLTKDAPLGDLVFGIDNAFASRALTEGVVEPYRSQGDAAADALGFAVEGDTDGALTAVDFGDVCLNVDDAWFAKHDVEPPTTLDDLTKPAYKDLLVVPNAVTSSPGFAFLLATVGAKGDAWPQYWDELVDNGLKVADGWSDAYFTDFSGGGGNGPRPIVLSYASSPPATVPDGADEPTTSALLDTCFRQVEYAGVLTGARNPAGARALLDYLLSYEVQVDIPGSMYMYPVASEVVLPAGWTLWAPLAEHPFEVAPAEIASKRDVWLSTWSQTVIG comes from the coding sequence ATGACCGGTCCGACGGTGCGCCGCACGCGCGCATCCCGACCCACCCGCCGCACGGCCGCGCTGCTCGGCGGTCTGCTGGTCCCCGCCCTCGTCCTCGCGGGCTGCTCGCTCACGGACGACGACCCGCAGGCGGGCGCCCCGACGCCTCCCGGGAGCTCCGGGACCGCCGGGGCCACCGCGTCGCCCGAGCTGGGCGGCACCGTCACGCTCGTCACGCACGACTCGTTCGCGCTGTCCGACGGCCTGCTCGAGAAGTTCACCGAGGAGACCGGCGTCGAGGTCGAGGTCGTCCAGCCCGGCGACGCCGGGGCCCTGGTGAACCAGCTCGTGCTCACCAAGGACGCGCCGCTCGGCGACCTGGTGTTCGGCATCGACAACGCGTTCGCGTCGCGTGCCCTCACCGAGGGGGTCGTCGAGCCGTACCGGTCGCAGGGCGACGCGGCCGCCGACGCGCTCGGCTTCGCCGTCGAGGGCGACACCGACGGTGCGCTCACCGCGGTGGACTTCGGCGACGTGTGCCTCAACGTGGACGACGCGTGGTTCGCGAAGCACGACGTGGAGCCGCCGACGACGCTCGACGACCTCACGAAGCCCGCGTACAAGGACCTGCTCGTCGTGCCCAACGCCGTGACGTCCTCGCCCGGGTTCGCGTTCCTGCTCGCCACGGTCGGCGCCAAGGGCGACGCGTGGCCGCAGTACTGGGACGAGCTCGTCGACAACGGCCTCAAGGTCGCCGACGGCTGGTCCGACGCGTACTTCACCGACTTCTCCGGTGGTGGCGGCAACGGGCCGCGCCCCATCGTGCTGTCCTACGCGTCGTCGCCGCCCGCGACCGTGCCGGACGGCGCCGACGAGCCGACGACGTCCGCGCTGCTCGACACGTGCTTCCGCCAGGTCGAGTACGCGGGCGTCCTCACGGGCGCCCGGAACCCCGCGGGCGCGCGGGCGCTGCTCGACTACCTGCTGTCCTACGAGGTGCAGGTCGACATCCCCGGCTCGATGTACATGTACCCCGTCGCGTCCGAGGTCGTGCTGCCCGCCGGGTGGACGCTGTGGGCGCCGCTCGCCGAGCACCCGTTCGAGGTCGCACCGGCCGAGATCGCCTCCAAGCGTGACGTCTGGCTCTCGACGTGGTCGCAGACCGTGATCGGCTGA
- a CDS encoding DUF11 domain-containing protein, with translation MLDDADTFALGTLTSTARATSWTSLPTGGRSYGPSAPANVSVTPQLPRVDATVSQTTPDPVVVGQAVAYAVVLTNAGSGPAASVELTATLPTGWQYVDGSSTVQVGAAGAVALDDPTGTSTLTWSDVLPAGVRLDAGASVVLRYHATPTSAAGSASGSAAAHTTVVAVTHVTDPAGGDSYDGGRGEYRGTGSSAAAGASATWSAVVTNHGPSVSHGSAADPVVVTVTLPEGLSVTTLLETGVVCAVSGRTLTCERPWDLAVGASVGVDVTGLVDATLLPADGPLVVTAEVTPATGQGDDAHDDEDATSTAVTHAESLGITTTVVDALVAGGTGTFGVSVRDDGPSAAHGVVVTADLPAGLSYAGGVSSDDDWTCSGTTSVVCALDGVLGVGASAASSFTFDVAVASGVTGDVVTTAVVGSRWQGDQDDDEVTTTVTAHAELSLATAVLTAPVAGGTGVYRVQVANRGPSDARDVVVTATLPAGLTSAVDVADVAAASTADWECSGTSTVVCALDAPLAPGEVARLDLRVSAASWLTGDVVVTATVSSSTPGLDGRAASATDRHTLHVEAPADPADPADPVDPVDPADPAAPAAPVDQAEPVDRAPLAVTGVEVALLALLALGLGVGGAGAVVVARRREGRPAFRE, from the coding sequence ATGCTGGACGACGCCGACACGTTCGCGCTCGGGACCCTGACGAGCACCGCGCGCGCGACGTCCTGGACGTCGCTGCCCACGGGCGGACGCTCGTACGGGCCCAGCGCCCCGGCGAACGTGAGCGTCACGCCGCAGCTGCCGCGCGTGGACGCCACCGTGTCGCAGACCACCCCGGACCCCGTGGTCGTCGGCCAGGCGGTCGCGTACGCGGTGGTCCTGACCAACGCGGGCAGCGGGCCGGCCGCGTCGGTCGAGCTGACCGCGACCCTCCCGACGGGATGGCAGTACGTCGACGGGAGCTCGACCGTCCAGGTCGGCGCCGCGGGCGCGGTCGCGCTGGACGACCCGACGGGCACGAGCACGCTCACCTGGTCGGACGTGCTGCCCGCCGGCGTACGGCTCGACGCGGGAGCCTCCGTGGTGCTGCGCTACCACGCGACACCGACCTCGGCCGCCGGGTCCGCGAGCGGGTCGGCCGCCGCGCACACCACGGTCGTGGCGGTCACGCACGTGACGGACCCCGCGGGCGGTGACTCGTACGACGGCGGCCGGGGCGAGTACCGCGGCACGGGGAGCTCCGCGGCCGCGGGCGCCTCGGCGACGTGGTCGGCCGTGGTGACCAACCACGGCCCGTCGGTCTCGCACGGTTCGGCGGCCGACCCGGTCGTCGTCACCGTGACGCTGCCCGAGGGCCTGTCCGTGACGACGCTGCTGGAGACGGGCGTGGTCTGCGCGGTGTCCGGCCGGACGCTGACCTGCGAGCGCCCGTGGGACCTCGCGGTCGGTGCGTCGGTGGGCGTCGACGTCACGGGCCTCGTCGACGCGACGCTGCTCCCGGCGGACGGCCCGCTCGTCGTGACCGCGGAGGTCACGCCGGCCACCGGCCAGGGCGACGACGCGCACGACGACGAGGACGCGACGAGCACGGCCGTCACGCACGCCGAGTCGCTCGGCATCACCACGACGGTCGTCGACGCGCTCGTCGCGGGCGGGACCGGGACGTTCGGCGTCTCGGTCCGCGACGACGGCCCGTCGGCCGCGCACGGCGTCGTCGTGACCGCCGACCTGCCCGCGGGCCTGAGCTACGCCGGTGGCGTCTCGTCGGACGACGACTGGACGTGCTCGGGCACGACGAGCGTCGTGTGCGCGCTCGACGGCGTCCTCGGCGTCGGTGCGAGCGCGGCCTCGTCGTTCACGTTCGACGTGGCCGTCGCGTCCGGCGTCACGGGCGACGTCGTCACCACGGCGGTCGTCGGGTCGCGCTGGCAGGGCGACCAGGACGACGACGAGGTCACGACGACCGTCACCGCGCACGCCGAGCTGAGCCTCGCGACGGCCGTCCTGACCGCGCCGGTCGCCGGCGGCACGGGCGTGTACCGCGTGCAGGTCGCGAACCGCGGCCCGTCGGACGCGCGCGACGTCGTCGTGACGGCCACGCTGCCCGCGGGGCTGACGTCCGCAGTGGACGTCGCGGACGTCGCCGCCGCGTCGACGGCGGACTGGGAGTGCTCCGGCACGTCCACGGTCGTGTGCGCGCTCGACGCCCCGCTGGCCCCCGGCGAGGTCGCCCGGCTCGACCTGCGGGTGTCCGCTGCCTCGTGGCTGACCGGCGACGTCGTCGTCACCGCGACCGTGTCGTCCTCGACGCCCGGCCTCGACGGCAGGGCGGCGTCGGCCACCGACCGGCACACGCTCCACGTCGAGGCGCCCGCCGACCCCGCCGACCCCGCCGACCCCGTCGACCCCGTCGATCCCGCCGACCCCGCCGCGCCCGCCGCGCCCGTCGACCAGGCCGAGCCGGTCGACCGTGCGCCGCTCGCCGTGACCGGTGTCGAGGTGGCGCTGCTCGCGCTGCTGGCGCTCGGCCTGGGCGTCGGCGGTGCCGGCGCGGTCGTCGTAGCACGCCGCCGCGAGGGGCGTCCCGCCTTCCGGGAGTGA
- a CDS encoding DUF4235 domain-containing protein: protein MAAKPSTPMLAKIVGLATAAAAAWLANQAINQTWKAARGHKPPKAEDPGDSQLAEILVAAALSGAAVAVARALATRGTARFAVKSDLTD from the coding sequence ATGGCAGCCAAGCCCTCGACACCGATGCTCGCGAAGATCGTCGGACTCGCCACGGCGGCCGCAGCCGCGTGGCTGGCGAACCAGGCGATCAACCAGACCTGGAAGGCCGCGCGCGGCCACAAGCCGCCCAAGGCGGAGGACCCGGGCGACTCGCAGCTCGCCGAGATCCTCGTCGCCGCGGCACTCTCGGGTGCCGCCGTGGCGGTCGCCCGCGCGCTCGCGACGCGCGGTACCGCGCGGTTCGCCGTGAAGTCCGACCTGACGGACTGA
- a CDS encoding phytoene desaturase family protein has product MRGRGEGHTEVVVVGSGPNGLAAAVTCARAGLQVTVLEAQSTSGGGARTLDLGLADGVVHDICSAVQAMAWASPFFRGFDLAARGVELLTPEVSYAQPLPGGRSGIAYRDLDRTVDALGADGPAWRTLVGRLSEQWPHVVRIALGDKRHLPPGLLPGGVPTAAAFGLAVLEQGTRAWDRRFSGDVAPALLTGVAAHASTPLPSLAAAGTALLLASLAHAGEGWSIPRGGSRAITDALRADLEAHGGQVVTDHPVRTAADLPGAHAYLFDTSPRTVVDVLGDRLPDRARRALSAFRYGDGASKVDFVLSGPVPWTDPEVALAGTVHLGGTRAEMAAAEAQVARGQHPERPMTLLSDPAVVDPGRVVGGLRPLWTYAHVPAGSDVDVTEAVTAHVERYAPGFRDVVVASRCVPAARMAEHNANYVGGDIAAGAITMWQMVARPTPRPDPYAVGLDGVYLCSSSTPPGPGVHGLGGWFAARRAMRDVFGITTVPDLRP; this is encoded by the coding sequence GTGCGCGGGCGCGGCGAGGGGCACACCGAGGTCGTCGTCGTGGGCTCTGGCCCGAACGGGCTGGCCGCGGCGGTCACGTGCGCGCGCGCCGGGCTGCAGGTCACCGTCCTGGAGGCCCAGAGCACGAGCGGCGGCGGCGCGCGCACGCTCGACCTGGGGCTCGCCGACGGCGTGGTGCACGACATCTGCTCGGCCGTGCAGGCCATGGCATGGGCGTCGCCGTTCTTCCGCGGCTTCGACCTCGCGGCGCGGGGCGTCGAGCTCCTGACGCCCGAGGTGTCCTACGCGCAGCCGCTGCCGGGCGGGCGCTCGGGGATCGCGTACCGGGACCTGGACCGCACGGTCGACGCGCTCGGCGCGGACGGGCCCGCGTGGCGGACGCTCGTCGGACGGCTGTCGGAGCAGTGGCCGCACGTGGTGCGCATCGCGCTGGGCGACAAGCGCCACCTGCCGCCCGGGCTGCTGCCGGGCGGCGTGCCGACCGCGGCGGCGTTCGGGCTCGCGGTGCTCGAGCAGGGCACGCGCGCGTGGGACCGCCGGTTCTCCGGCGACGTCGCGCCCGCGCTGCTCACCGGCGTGGCGGCCCACGCGAGCACGCCGCTGCCGTCGCTCGCCGCCGCCGGCACCGCGCTGCTGCTGGCCTCGCTCGCGCACGCGGGCGAGGGGTGGTCCATCCCGCGCGGCGGGTCGCGTGCGATCACCGACGCGCTGCGCGCCGATCTCGAGGCGCACGGTGGCCAGGTCGTCACCGACCACCCCGTGCGGACCGCCGCGGACCTGCCGGGCGCGCACGCCTACCTGTTCGACACGAGCCCGCGCACGGTCGTCGACGTGCTCGGCGACCGGCTGCCCGACCGTGCGCGCCGAGCCCTGTCCGCGTTCCGGTACGGCGACGGCGCGAGCAAGGTCGACTTCGTGCTCTCCGGCCCGGTGCCGTGGACGGACCCGGAGGTCGCGCTCGCGGGGACCGTGCACCTGGGCGGGACGCGTGCCGAGATGGCGGCGGCCGAGGCGCAGGTCGCGCGCGGTCAGCACCCCGAGCGCCCGATGACGCTGCTGAGCGACCCCGCGGTGGTCGACCCCGGGCGCGTCGTCGGCGGGCTGCGGCCGCTGTGGACGTACGCGCACGTGCCCGCGGGCTCCGACGTGGACGTCACCGAGGCGGTCACCGCGCACGTCGAGCGGTACGCGCCGGGGTTCCGCGACGTCGTCGTCGCGAGCCGGTGCGTGCCCGCCGCGCGGATGGCCGAGCACAACGCGAACTACGTGGGCGGCGACATCGCGGCCGGCGCGATCACGATGTGGCAGATGGTCGCCCGGCCCACGCCGCGGCCCGACCCGTACGCGGTCGGGCTCGACGGGGTCTACCTGTGCTCGTCGTCGACCCCGCCGGGGCCGGGCGTGCACGGGCTCGGCGGCTGGTTCGCGGCGCGGCGCGCGATGCGCGACGTCTTCGGGATCACGACGGTCCCGGACCTGCGGCCCTGA
- a CDS encoding ABC transporter ATP-binding protein: MSVLSACDLVARTGSPAELRGAHLEVADGEAVALLGPARSGTTTMLQALAGLVHPVRGRVRLDGRDLASLRPHELAATRLSALGLVFPDDDLLPELTLVQNVELPLLRMGVPGTEARHRAAALLGRLFVGAGADLLPEAVSFGQRQRAAVARALVHRPRVVLAEDPTAGLDSWRALALFGLLVAVARDTGTAVVVATQDPELAQLADRVVELRDGLLVESPTARTYTR, from the coding sequence ATGTCCGTGCTGTCCGCCTGCGACCTGGTCGCACGCACCGGATCACCGGCCGAGCTGCGCGGTGCCCATCTCGAGGTCGCCGACGGCGAGGCCGTCGCGCTGCTCGGGCCCGCCCGCTCCGGCACCACCACGATGCTCCAGGCGCTCGCCGGGCTCGTGCACCCCGTGCGCGGTCGCGTGCGGCTCGACGGCCGGGACCTCGCGTCGCTGCGCCCGCACGAGCTCGCCGCCACGCGCCTGAGCGCGCTCGGCCTCGTCTTCCCCGACGACGACCTGCTCCCCGAGCTCACGCTCGTGCAGAACGTCGAGCTCCCGCTGCTGCGCATGGGCGTGCCCGGCACGGAGGCCCGGCACCGCGCCGCGGCGCTGCTCGGCCGCCTGTTCGTCGGCGCCGGTGCGGACCTGCTGCCCGAGGCCGTGTCGTTCGGTCAGCGCCAGCGCGCCGCCGTGGCGCGCGCGCTCGTGCACCGGCCGCGCGTGGTGCTCGCCGAGGACCCGACCGCCGGCCTCGACTCGTGGCGTGCGCTCGCGCTGTTCGGGCTGCTCGTCGCCGTCGCGCGCGACACCGGCACCGCGGTGGTCGTCGCCACCCAGGACCCGGAGCTCGCGCAGCTCGCCGACCGCGTGGTCGAGCTGCGCGACGGCCTGCTCGTCGAGAGCCCGACCGCGCGCACCTACACGCGCTGA
- the mnhG gene encoding monovalent cation/H(+) antiporter subunit G, translated as MNGLEGGSGWDTLADVVSVVALLGGSFLVLAAGVGALRFPDLLSRMHAGTKPQVLGLVLVLVGLGLRLRSGGAVWALVLVAVFGLLTAPVAAHMVGRAGYRTGKVRNDLLVTDELTRDLREARTRDDA; from the coding sequence GTGAACGGTCTCGAGGGCGGCTCGGGCTGGGACACGCTCGCGGACGTGGTGTCCGTGGTGGCGCTGCTCGGCGGCTCGTTCCTGGTGCTCGCTGCGGGGGTCGGGGCGCTGCGGTTCCCTGACCTGCTCTCACGCATGCACGCGGGGACCAAGCCGCAGGTGCTCGGGCTGGTCCTCGTGCTCGTCGGGCTGGGCCTGCGGCTGCGCTCGGGCGGTGCGGTGTGGGCGCTCGTGCTCGTCGCGGTGTTCGGGCTGCTCACCGCGCCCGTGGCGGCGCACATGGTGGGGCGCGCGGGCTACCGCACGGGCAAGGTGCGCAACGACCTGCTGGTGACGGACGAGCTCACGCGGGACCTGCGCGAGGCGCGCACGCGCGACGACGCCTGA
- a CDS encoding monovalent cation/H+ antiporter complex subunit F: MTWVVLVCAAMITVGAALAIVRAERGPSMLDRTIALDITVTAVIAAFALYAASQRRADVVPVLVVLSLVGFVGSVTIARFAAVEPEGEGRVRTREEVAAEEAARREAEEAELRPAAEPEEHHGGGAEGEVR, from the coding sequence ATGACCTGGGTGGTGCTCGTCTGCGCGGCCATGATCACGGTCGGTGCCGCGCTCGCGATCGTCCGGGCCGAGCGCGGTCCGTCGATGCTCGACCGGACCATCGCGCTCGACATCACGGTCACCGCGGTGATCGCGGCGTTCGCGCTGTACGCGGCGTCGCAGCGCCGCGCCGACGTGGTGCCCGTGCTCGTCGTGCTCTCGCTCGTCGGCTTCGTGGGGTCGGTGACGATCGCGCGGTTCGCGGCCGTCGAGCCCGAGGGCGAGGGCCGCGTGCGCACGCGCGAGGAGGTCGCCGCCGAGGAGGCCGCGCGCCGCGAGGCGGAGGAGGCCGAGCTGCGACCCGCGGCGGAGCCCGAGGAGCACCACGGCGGCGGCGCTGAGGGGGAGGTCCGGTGA
- a CDS encoding Na+/H+ antiporter subunit E yields MSLHPRRARRLPWGTVVWLTVVWVFLWGDLSVANVLAGVVLALFVTLGLHMASVDFHGTVHPWGVVKLFTRFGWDLVRASFEVAFIALRPGYTPHGAVIGVQLRSHSDLYLTMTAELCSLVPGSLVVEAHRLTGRLYLHVLDVDAAGGIEAARQAVLDQEERVLRAFASRAELRSAGLLGPAETGVRA; encoded by the coding sequence GTGAGCCTGCACCCGCGGCGCGCGCGCCGCCTGCCCTGGGGCACGGTCGTCTGGCTGACGGTCGTGTGGGTCTTCCTGTGGGGCGACCTGTCCGTCGCCAACGTGCTCGCGGGCGTCGTGCTCGCGCTGTTCGTGACGCTCGGGCTGCACATGGCGTCCGTCGACTTCCACGGCACGGTGCACCCCTGGGGCGTGGTGAAGCTGTTCACGCGGTTCGGGTGGGACCTGGTGCGCGCGTCGTTCGAGGTCGCGTTCATCGCGCTGCGGCCCGGGTACACGCCGCACGGCGCGGTGATCGGCGTGCAGCTGCGCAGCCACTCCGACCTGTACCTCACGATGACCGCCGAGCTGTGCTCGCTCGTGCCCGGCTCGCTCGTCGTCGAGGCGCACCGGCTCACCGGCCGGCTGTACCTGCACGTGCTGGACGTGGACGCGGCGGGCGGCATCGAGGCCGCGCGGCAGGCGGTGCTCGACCAGGAGGAGCGCGTGCTGCGTGCGTTCGCGTCCCGCGCCGAGCTGCGGTCCGCGGGCCTGCTCGGCCCGGCCGAGACGGGGGTGCGCGCATGA